The Naumovozyma dairenensis CBS 421 chromosome 1, complete genome genome includes a region encoding these proteins:
- the PRT1 gene encoding translation initiation factor eIF3 core subunit b (similar to Saccharomyces cerevisiae PRT1 (YOR361C); ancestral locus Anc_7.22): MSESDVIIPEIKLEDIPVDDIDFSDLEKEYSFDDDFNFDQYVVVNGAPVIPESKVPVLQKALTGLFSKAGKVVNMEFPIDSETKKTKGFLFVECGSVDDAKKILKSFNGKRLDLKHRLFIYTMKDVEKYNSDKFETEFKEPHIPEFVSSTSLKSWLLDEEVRDQFVIQRDNITTVAWNSMFHGFEEVETRNNWSTNYVRFSPKGTYLFSYHVQGVTAWGGPHFDRLRRFYHPNVRTSSVSPNEKYLVTFSSTPIEINENDVENVENESPFTKKNEGHQLCIWEISSGLLLATFPVIKNPNLEWPLVRWSYNDKYCARLVNDTLVVHDCDKKLAPIDSKALKVSGIRDFSFAPTGVELQPFRKGDEPSVLLSYWTPETNNMSCKATVVEVPRGRVLKTVNLVQVSNVTLHWQDESKFLCFNVERHTKSGKTQFSNLEICRLTEKDIPVEIELKDCVIGFEWEPKGNRFVTISVKDTGDDNIAIPNNIIGFYAPEQNVSKKNADTIKRWKLVKDIPNKFSNTISWSPAGRFVVVATLVKPNVRKSSLEFFDLDYPGEKNINDADDVNASLKDVATPTNTSVTDLTWDPSGRFITAWSSSLKHKIDNGFKMYNIAGNLIKDDLLPNFKNFAWRPRPESLLSNAEKKKVRKNLKEWSAQFEEQDAMEADTAVRDLILKQRQMLKDWTVYRAETSSRLQKQFGYKAFDIDLGEESGDDYVAVEEIKEEIVEEVKEKVTE; the protein is encoded by the coding sequence atgtctGAATCCGACGTTATTATACCTGAAATTAAATTGGAAGATATACCAGTTGATGACATTGATTTTTCCGATTTGGAAAAGGAATACTCctttgatgatgatttcaatttcgATCAATACGTTGTAGTTAATGGTGCACCAGTTATCCCAGAATCTAAAGTTCCAGTCTTACAAAAGGCTCTTACTGGGTTATTCTCCAAAGCTGGTAAAGTTGTTAACATGGAATTCCCAATTGATTCAGAAACTAAGAAAACTAAaggttttttatttgtagAATGTGGATCTGTCGATGATGCCaagaagattttgaaaagtttcaatGGTAAAAGATTGGATTTAAAACATCGTTTATTCATTTATACTATGAAAgatgttgaaaaatataatagtGATAAATTCGAAActgaatttaaagaacCTCATATCCCAGAATTCGTTTCTTCTACTTCATTGAAATCTTGGttattagatgaagaagttaGAGATCAATTTGTCATCCAAAGAGATAATATTACTACCGTTGCTTGGAACTCCATGTTCCATGGTTTCGAAGAAGTGGAAACTAGAAATAATTGGTCTACTAATTATGTTAGATTCTCACCAAAGGGTACTTACTTGTTTTCTTACCATGTTCAAGGTGTTACCGCTTGGGGTGGTCCTCATTTTGATAGATTAAGAAGATTTTATCATCCAAATGTTAGAACTTCATCTGTTTCTCcgaatgaaaaatatttagtTACATTCTCAAGTACtccaattgaaattaatgaaaatgatgttGAAAATGTCGAAAATGAATCTCCATTTACCAAGAAGAATGAAGGTCATCAATTATGTATTTGGGAAATTTCTTCTGGGTTATTATTAGCTACTTTCCCCGTTATTAAGAATCCTAATTTAGAATGGCCATTAGTTAGATGGTCATACAACGATAAGTATTGTGCCCGTCTAGTTAATGATACACTAGTTGTTCATGATTGTGATAAGAAACTTGCTCCAATTGATAGTAAAGCATTGAAAGTTTCCGGTATTAGAGATTTCTCATTTGCTCCAACTGGTGTTGAATTACAACCGTTTAGAAAAGGTGATGAACCATCCGTTTTATTATCTTACTGGACTCCAGAAACGAATAACATGTCATGTAAGGCTACTGTAGTGGAAGTCCCACGTGGTAGAGTATTGAAAACTGTTAATTTGGTTCAAGTTTCCAATGTTACATTACATTGGCAAGATGAATCTAAATTCCTATGTTTCAATGTGGAAAGACATACTAAATCTGGTAAGACTCAATTTAGTAACTTAGAAATTTGTAGATTGACTGAAAAGGATATTCCAGtggaaattgaattaaagGATTGTGTTATTGGATTTGAATGGGAACCAAAGGGTAATAGATTTGTTACCATCTCTGTTAAAGATACTGGTGATGATAACATTGCTATTCCAAACAATATTATTGGATTCTATGCTCCAGAACAAAACGTCTCTAAGAAGAATGCTGATACTATTAAGAGATGGAAGTTAGTTAAGGATATTCCTAACAAGTTTAGTAATACTATTTCTTGGTCACCAGCTGGTAgatttgttgttgttgctaCATTAGTCAAACCAAATGTTCGTAAATCAAGTCTagaattttttgatttagATTACCCAGgtgaaaagaatataaatgaTGCTGATGACGTTAATGcttctttgaaagatgtTGCCACTCCAACAAATACTTCAGTTACTGATTTAACTTGGGATCCATCTGGTAGATTTATTACTGCATGGTCAAGTTCATTGAAACATAAGATTGATAATGGATTTAAGATGTATAATATTGCAGGTAACCTAATTAAGGATGATCTATTAccaaatttcaagaattttGCATGGAGACCAAGACCAGAATCCTTGTTAAGTAATGCtgagaagaagaaggttagaaagaatttgaaagaatggTCTGCTCAGTTTGAAGAACAAGATGCCATGGAAGCTGATACTGCTGTTAGAgatttaattttgaaacaacGTCAAATGTTGAAAGATTGGACTGTTTACAGAGCAGAAACTTCATCCAGATTACAAAAACAATTTGGTTATAAGGCATTTGACATTGATTTAGGTGAAGAATCCGGTGATGATTACGTTGCTGttgaagaaatcaaagaagaaattgttgaagaagttaaagaaaaagttaCTGAATAG
- the PRE10 gene encoding proteasome core particle subunit alpha 7 (similar to Saccharomyces cerevisiae PRE10 (YOR362C); ancestral locus Anc_7.20), with product MTSIGTGYDLSNSVFSPDGRNFQVEYAGKAVENGATSIGIKCKDGVVFAVEKIITSKLLVPKKNVKIQGVDRHIGCVYSGLIPDGRHLVNRGREEAASFKKMYDLPIPISAFAERLGQYVQAHTLYNSVRPFGVTSIFGGIDEKGPHLYMLEPSGTCWGYNGAATGKGRQTAKAELEKLADQHPDGLTTRDAVKYAAKIIYMAHEDNKEKDFELEISWCSNTDTDGLHRFVQGDLFDEAVEFAKKELLGGNDSDSDSDNAMSSDDDDAAPASASASASAATTADQDGDIELH from the coding sequence ATGACTTCAATTGGTACTGGTTACGATTTATCAAATAGTGTCTTTTCACCGGATGGTAGAAATTTCCAAGTAGAATACGCTGGGAAGGCAGTAGAGAACGGAGCCACATCAATTGGTATCAAATGTAAAGATGGTGTGGTATTTGCTgtagaaaaaataattacaTCGAAACTGCTAGttccaaagaaaaatgtcaAGATTCAAGGGGTGGACCGTCATATAGGTTGTGTATATTCTGGGTTGATCCCAGATGGGAGACATTTAGTTAATAGAGGTCGTGAAGAAGCTGCAAGcttcaaaaaaatgtaCGATTTAccaattccaatttctGCATTTGCTGAACGTTTAGGTCAATACGTTCAAGCTCATACTTTATATAATAGTGTTAGACCCTTCGGTGTAACAAGTATCTTTGGTGGTATCGATGAAAAGGGACCTCATTTATATATGCTGGAACCAAGTGGTACATGCTGGGGTTATAATGGGGCTGCCACAGGGAAAGGTAGACAAACTGCAAAGgcagaattagaaaaattagcAGATCAACATCCAGATGGATTAACAACAAGGGATGCAGTTAAATACGCTGCtaaaattatttacatGGCTcatgaagataataaggaGAAGGATtttgaattagaaataaGTTGGTGTTCAAACACTGATACTGACGGATTACATAGATTTGTTCAAGGCgatttatttgatgaagcTGTCGAATTTGCCAAGAAGGAACTTTTAGGGGGAAATGATAGTGATAGTGATAGTGATAATGCTATGTCCAGtgacgatgacgatgcTGCTCCAGCATCAGCATCAGCATCAGCATCTGCAGCTACCACGGCCGACCAAGATGGTGATATTGAACTACACTAG
- the AIM2 gene encoding protein AIM2 (similar to Saccharomyces cerevisiae YAL049C; ancestral locus Anc_7.18): MASNPPGKCCFSGYRHEGETSGVHEMMYNVETYITGTTSPSDKVIVIMTDVYGNHFTNVLLIADQLALAGFKVYIPDILFGDIVSSMDGSVDFNGWLAKHDPITTRKIVDNFLSNLRKEFNPKFVGIVGYCFGAKFAVQQISEVDGLADICAIAHPSGVSIDELKLIGKNKPLLIAAAETDPIFPAELRHQTEDTLKEIGARYQIDLFSGVSHGFASRGDASDPVIKYAMDKALHDQIFWFKHFSKVNK, from the coding sequence ATGGCATCTAACCCTCCAGGAAAATGTTGCTTTTCAGGTTACCGTCATGAAGGTGAAACATCCGGTGTTCACGAAATGATGTACAATGTAGAAACTTATATCACTGGTACTACATCTCCCTCAGATAAAGTAATTGTAATCATGACTGATGTCTATGGGAATCATTTTACAAATGTTCTGTTGATTGCCGATCAATTAGCTCTTGCTGGGTTTAAAGTGTATATCCCTGATATTTTATTCGGTGATATCGTCAGTTCAATGGATGGATCAGTAGATTTCAATGGTTGGTTAGCTAAACATGACCCAATCACCACCAGAAAGattgttgataatttcttatCCAACTTGCGCAAAGAATTCAACCCTAAATTCGTTGGTATCGTTGGTTATTGTTTTGGTGCTAAATTTGCTGTGCAACAAATAAGTGAAGTTGATGGGCTGGCTGATATATGTGCTATTGCACATCCATCCGGTGTCTCCATTGATGAACTTAAACTCATTGGGAAAAATAAACCTTTATTGATTGCCGCTGCTGAAACTGACCCGATATTCCCTGCTGAATTAAGACATCAAACGGAAGATACATTAAAGGAAATTGGAGCTAGATACCAAATCGATTTATTCAGCGGTGTCTCACATGGGTTTGCTTCAAGAGGTGATGCTTCTGATCCTGTTATTAAATATGCAATGGATAAAGCTCTTCACGACCAAATTTTTTGGTTCAAGCATTTCTCTAAGGTCAATAAATAG
- the PIP2 gene encoding oleate-activated transcription factor PIP2 (similar to Saccharomyces cerevisiae OAF1 (YAL051W) and PIP2 (YOR363C); ancestral locus Anc_7.17), protein MNLNFLNHSDTDLEQTTTNILDSNDGTPKKNRDSKEEELAQRKKKRYRLSFVCQECRKSKTKCDKEKPSCSRCLKIGITCIYDVAKQEPPKRPNKSATLKRLQKELEYWQNKTSSLLKEKEQRKRMRYDNXXSINNISNNKKNCKQANITDNIKTNNDNDNDNDKEKTDVLRVNLLKTNPRLIMTTIMKREVNPLSENYRIVQDVFISTLVSAIFITAPKNSILATVGMDINNIKEHPHLSHPTFKLKESLLRQCVTPAQRERVNQYTKRMIDVNGFDSGPRLETFMGYEDLRSPSPRIAGTSLEDTAPFPGEYSELLTDLIQDFESKLPPYDVIMGYKAHFMENMYSYLPFVDPEILEETLLSILFIDENDKYKIKLRLGTNGLRNKIENLVILVLILKISYVSLTFIEDNPNIDSPHVTRGMLANFPISNDIITLAQKSLVAEDWLVTVNENIISCLLFIWAYQVFSPDSGDFFLDCPSDYLANLIVILSISIGLQRDPSAFEPLNNSDMSDPRLLNLRRILWISVSLILCYEITFRGHPLISPLNLMESFIDLTDPNSLEPYMERVEADSKKEKIPVLSSSTKIDKLQIQRFAFKRAQLSMLLFKLNEIILTYHGSFSLQEVEELRNRIKGEVMNDFAIVDITQYPKDDNIENRKQMSKFATTNSTSFLARSLSLLILLRSAMAIYLHFDSLYVYDKTVQVKTQLLSFFQIVTVDALTMTIQFQNYFEDKYEDQLSPLLKYNVSKVIQMGLPSTLITLIAMIGRLDLAVYMMKDKFDTIDKNNAIEYTNYLEKFKIIKSLKVTLENVFIKFYSSASSHFRFTYFSVFKMLSFLDIVFKLLKRGDLVKLLFSVKITDQTEPKIVNFLKMTFNVELKEDVPIVQNMMNRNHLISASVDELNTLASTITGVLVGSTLDPMKGVYNSRNTSISSHSKVPSVVDTLVDDTFEDNNKVDFNGKIIPNENVLKSTNNYEDLLAMHRYKQNDSDGSDSFANNGGLTPLMENQHHNGNSTTPIPYAEKNMKALNGLMNDLDTKIHIPGILQSLGISDFDGFLNNS, encoded by the coding sequence ATGAACCTGAACTTTCTAAATCATAGCGATACAGATCTTGAACAAACAACTACCAATATTTTGGATAGCAATGATGGTACTCCCAAGAAGAACAGGGATAGTAAGGAGGAGGAATTAGctcaaaggaaaaagaaaagatataGACTTTCATTCGTTTGTCAAGAATGTAGGAAATCGAAAACTAAATgtgataaagaaaaaccaTCTTGTTCTCGATGTTTGAAAATAGGTATAACTTGTATTTATGACGTTGCTAAACAAGAACCACCCAAAAGGCCAAATAAATCTGCtactttgaaaagattacaaaAGGAATTGGAATATTGGCAAAATAAGACAAGTTCCttattaaaggaaaaggaacAGCGTAAACGAATGCGTTACGATAATTNNNAATcgataaataatatatcaaataataaaaagaacTGTAAACAAGCAAATATCACTGACAATATTAAAACtaataatgacaatgaCAATGACAATGACAAGGAAAAAACAGATGTCTTACGAGTgaatcttttgaaaacaaaTCCAAGATTAATCATGACTACAATTATGAAAAGAGAAGTTAATCCCTTATCTGAAAATTATCGAATAGTACAAGATGTCTTTATATCCACATTAGTATCTGCCATATTTATTACTGCACCAAAGAATTCAATCTTAGCTACTGTCGGAATggatatcaataatattaaagaacATCCACATTTAAGTCATCCAACTTTTAAATTAAAGGAAAGTCTATTGAGACAATGTGTTACCCCTGCACAAAGAGAAAGAGTTAATCAATACACAAAGAGAATGATAGATGTTAATGGATTTGATTCAGGACCAAGATTAGAAACATTTATGGGTTATGAAGATCTTCGATCACCAAGTCCTCGAATTGCAGGAACCTCCCTGGAAGATACTGCACCCTTCCCAGGTGAATATTCTGAACTTCTAACAGATTTAATTCAAGATTTCGAATCTAAATTGCCACCATATGATGTCATAATGGGTTATAAAGCTCACTTTATGGAAAATATGTATTCTTATTTACCCTTTGTCGATCCAGAAATTTTGGAAGAAACCTTGCTGAGCattttattcattgatgagaatgataaatataaaattaaacTGAGACTAGGTACCAACGGGttaagaaacaaaattgaaaatttagtgatattagtattaatattgaaaatatcataCGTTTCATTAACTTTCATTGAAGACAATCCAAACATTGATAGTCCTCATGTGACAAGGGGAATGTTAGCTAATTTCCCCATTTCAAATGACATTATTACATTAGCCCAAAAATCTCTGGTCGCAGAAGATTGGTTAGTCACTgtaaatgaaaatatcatatcctgtttattgtttatttggGCATACCAAGTATTTTCTCCAGATTCTGGAGACTTTTTTTTGGATTGTCCATCAGATTATTTGGCTAATCTCATAGTAATATTGAGTATATCAATTGGATTACAACGTGACCCATCAGCTTTTGAACCATTGAATAATTCTGACATGTCAGATCCTAGATTGTTGAATTTAAGACGGATATTATGGATTTCTGTATCACTTATATTATGTTATGAAATAACTTTTAGAGGGCATCCCTTAATTTCacctttaaatttaatggaATCATTTATTGATTTGACAGATCCTAATTCTTTGGAACCTTATATGGAAAGAGTTGAAGCTGATTccaaaaaggaaaagataCCCGTACTATCATCAAGTacaaaaattgataaattacaaatCCAAAGGTTTGCATTCAAAAGAGCTCAACTTTCgatgttattattcaaattaaacGAGATCATATTAACCTACCACGGCTCATTTTCGTTGCaagaagttgaagaattaaGAAACAGAATTAAAGGTGAAGTAATGAATGACTTTGcaattgttgatattaCACAATATCctaaagatgataatatagAAAATAGGAAACAAATGTCCAAATTCGCCACAACAAATTCGACATCATTTTTAGCTAGAAGTCTTTCcttattgatattattaagaaGTGCCATGGCAATTTACCTTCattttgattcattatatgtatatgaTAAGACAGTACAAGTGAAAACtcaattattatcatttttccaaatagTCACAGTAGATGCGTTAACTATGAccattcaatttcaaaattattttgaagataaatatGAGGATCAATTATCTCCCTTGTTGAAATATAACGTATCCAAAGTGATCCAAATGGGATTACCTTCCACTTTGATAACCCTTATTGCTATGATTGGTAGATTAGATTTAGCAGTATATATGATGAAGGATAAATTTGATACTATcgataaaaataatgcaATTGAGTATACAAattatttggaaaaatttaaaattattaaatcattgaaaGTTACATTGGAAAAtgtatttattaaattctaTTCATCTGCGTCATCACATTTTAGATTCACttatttttcagttttcaaaatgctttcatttcttgatattgTATTTAAATTGTTAAAAAGAGGTGATTTAGTTAAGCTTTTATTTTCAGTGAAGATAACAGATCAAACAGAACCAAAGATAgtgaattttttaaagatgaCATTTAATGTagaattaaaagaagatgTTCCTATAGTACAAAATATGATGAATAGAAATCATTTGATATCTGCCAGTGTCGATGAATTAAACACACTTGCATCCACTATCACAGGAGTATTGGTTGGTTCCACGTTGGATCCAATGAAAGGTGTGTATAACTCTAGAAATACGTCAATTTCTTCTCATTCCAAAGTTCCTAGTGTAGTGGACACGCTGGTAGACGACACctttgaagataataataaagttgACTTTAATGGTAAAATAATAcctaatgaaaatgttttAAAAAGTACGAATAATTATGAGGACTTGCTAGCCATGCACAGatataaacaaaatgaTTCGGACGGTAGTGATAGTTTCGCGAACAATGGCGGATTGACACCACTTATGGAAAATCAACATCATAATGGCAATTCAACCACACCCATTCCATATGCagagaagaatatgaaagCATTAAATGGTTTAATGAATGATTTAGATACAAAAATCCATATTCCTGGTATATTACAAAGTCTTGGTATTTCTGATTTCGATGGGTTTTTGAACAATTCGTAA
- the SCP1 gene encoding Scp1p (similar to Saccharomyces cerevisiae SCP1 (YOR367W); ancestral locus Anc_7.14), whose translation MSYDKKADVTSLDSDLTELRRSKFSKESIKEIENWIYEIILKEPLPSSNNEDGESDLLDKLKDGTVLCRVANVLYKADSNDHDDCHIKWRISKMPFVQMEQISQFLSFARQYGVPEDELFQTVDLFEKKDPASVYQTLKSITRYANRKQPDKFPVLGPQLTVKKPRPPIKKKPDHLKEGQTGWSTHEYGYMNGASQKTEGVVFGQRRNIL comes from the coding sequence ATGAGCTACGATAAGAAGGCAGATGTAACTTCGCTAGATTCCGATTTAACGGAACTACGAAGAAGCAAATTCTCAAAAGAATCCATTAAGGAGATTGAGAACTGGATATATGAAATAATACTTAAAGAACCACTTCCCAGTAGCAACAACGAGGATGGCGAGTCTGATCTATTAGACAAGCTAAAAGATGGAACAGTTCTTTGTAGAGTAGCAAATGTGTTATATAAAGCAGATTCAAATGATCATGATGATTGTCATATTAAATGGAGAATTTCCAAGATGCCATTTGTTCAAATGGAACAAATATCACAATTTCTATCATTTGCTAGACAATATGGTGTTcctgaagatgaattatttcAAACAGTTGATCTTTTTGAGAAAAAGGATCCAGCTAGTGTTTATCAAACTTTGAAATCAATTACAAGGTACGCTAATAGGAAACAACCTGATAAATTCCCCGTTTTAGGCCCTCAATTAACCGTTAAGAAACCAAGACCTCCAATCAAGAAAAAACCTGATCATTTGAAAGAGGGTCAAACCGGTTGGAGTACTCATGAATATGGTTATATGAATGGAGCTTCACAAAAAACGGAAGGTGTCGTATTTGgtcaaagaagaaatatattgtgA
- the PEX22 gene encoding ubiquitin-protein transferase activating protein PEX22 (similar to Saccharomyces cerevisiae PEX22 (YAL055W); ancestral locus Anc_7.13), protein MGNNNKRNMTIGSNNNKMVRTLITGSVLAITTGLLCWAWYKNSVASTQNKDQDDNKQNNKKNKESGKEKNTVIDTDNKKPSKCIIVTEQINNITNVNWEKLLKKDVVLLLSPDISKIHELNEDNVEKANLSKVIHCETGLGMWACVKSLRKDQLICMPSDLEDGIPDDIKHFVKQIIAVDSEESFKKASLDV, encoded by the coding sequence ATgggtaataataataaaagaaatatgaCTATTggtagtaataataataagatgGTACGCACTTTAATAACGGGGTCAGTGTTGGCAATCACAACTGGGTTACTTTGTTGGGCTTGGTATAAGAATTCTGTGGCTTCCACACAAAACAAGGATCAAGATGATAACAAACAGAAcaataagaagaataagGAAAGTGGAAAGGAGAAGAATACTGTGATAGATACGGATAATAAGAAACCTTCTAAATGTATAATTGTTACAGAACagattaataatattacgAATGTTAATTgggaaaaattattaaagaaggATGTTGTCTTATTATTGTCACCTGATATAAGCAAAATTcatgaattgaatgaagataatgTGGAGAAGGCTAATCTAAGTAAAGTGATTCATTGTGAAACAGGTCTTGGTATGTGGGCATGCGTTAAAAGTTTAAGAAAGGACCAACTTATTTGCATGCCTTCTGATTTAGAAGATGGTATTcctgatgatattaaacATTTTGTTAAGCAAATCATAGCAGTAGATTCGGAAGAAAGTTTCAAGAAAGCTAGTCTTGACGTTTAA
- the RAD17 gene encoding Rad17p (similar to Saccharomyces cerevisiae RAD17 (YOR368W); ancestral locus Anc_7.12), translating into MLLKNIENTTKFSASTVHLDHLTTALNCLVPFVKTGANKDDVLIYVDKDGLSFIRESNHVIRIQLYLSKELFLSYTYLNGSTTSSAIGNNDSEEHRPDGGEDDHMEICVKINHILDSINVANRNIDDIIECTLSYNGDGYPFVLIFEDSFISEKVEYSTFIVKDMDNFGLILDKEHIIFECIIKGDVLYKALKDLKEVNCKECYIYAKTSENGNDTFAFISKSDLGYSKVRLPNSRSILEKLQIYENDSTTICHDVPAIGFFDFNSLDKIRISTKIASKVLLRMDIHGLLSVNILSQTEDIVITDVNKVDNNTSRATNRNMSLPKNYPGIVIDVTMLEKETIDVNAQRDIELLMETNEMGEYIINPPKSIKIQETSTREKLDSSINLLALDNSRAIKVPDSNPNAEESDDDDELNGKQYDIDPTNNLPLFF; encoded by the coding sequence aTGTTACTCAAGAATATAGAAAATACAACCAAGTTCTCAGCGTCTACGGTCCATTTAGATCATCTAACTACTGCGTTGAATTGTTTAGTCCCATTCGTAAAGACAGGTGCGAATAAAGATGACGTTTTAATATATGTCGATAAAGATGGcttatcatttattagaGAGAGTAACCATGTCATTAGAATACAATTATACCTTTCCAAAGAATTGTTCCTCTCTTATACTTATTTAAATGGTTCTACAACCTCTTCAGCAATTGGAAATAATGATTCGGAGGAACATCGTCCCGATGGTGGTGAAGACGATCATATGGAGATTTGTGTGAAAATCAACCACATACTAGATAGTATTAACGTGGCAAATCGAAATATAGATGATATAATAGAATGTACATTATCATATAATGGAGATGGTTACCCCTTTGTCTtgatttttgaagattcaTTCATATCTGAAAAGGTAGAATATTCAACATTTATTGTCAAAGATATGGACAATTTTGGGTTAATCTTAGATAAAGAGCATATCATTTTTGAATGTATCATTAAAGGAGATGTACTATACAAAGCATTAAAGGATTTAAAAGAAGTTAACTGTAAAGAGTGTTACATCTACGCAAAGACCAGTGAAAATGGGAACGATACCTTTGCATTCATCTCAAAATCTGATTTAGGTTATTCGAAGGTAAGATTACCAAATTCAAGATCAATATTAGAGAAATTACAAATCTATGAGAACGATTCTACAACTATATGTCATGATGTACCCGCTATAGGATTTTTCGATTTCAACTCCCTGGATAAAATAAGAATCAGTACTAAAATTGCTAGCAAGGTACTTCTCCGAATGGATATACATGGTCTGCTGAGtgttaatattttaagTCAAACTGAAGATATTGTCATAACTGATGTCAATAAAGTAGATAATAACACTTCAAGGGCAACTAATAGAAATATGAGTTTACCTAAAAACTATCCAGGAATTGTAATAGATGTCACAATGTTAGAAAAGGAGACAATTGATGTAAATGCACAACGAGATATCGAATTATTAATGGAAACAAATGAAATGGGcgaatatataataaaccCCCCCAAATCCATTAAAATCCAAGAAACATCCACGAGGGAAAAGCTTGATAGTAGCATTAATTTGCTAGCTTTAGATAATTCAAGAGCGATCAAAGTGCCTGATTCAAACCCAAATGCAGAGGAGtcagatgatgatgatgaactTAATGGTAAACAATATGATATTGATCCAACAAACAATCTACCTTTATTCTTCTGA
- the RPS12 gene encoding 40S ribosomal protein eS12 (similar to Saccharomyces cerevisiae RPS12 (YOR369C); ancestral locus Anc_7.11), which yields MSDVEEVVQEVQEEVVEQTAEVTIEDALKVVLRTALVHDGLARGLRESTKALTRGEAQLVVLVSSVTEDNIIKLVEGLANDPENKVPLIKVADAKQLGEWAGLGKIDREGNARKVVGASVVVVKNWGAETDERSMILEHFSQQ from the coding sequence atgTCTGACGTTGAAGAAGTTGTCCAAGAAGTCCAAGAAGAAGTTGTTGAACAAACCGCTGAAGTTACTATTGAAGATGCCTTAAAGGTTGTCTTGAGAACTGCTTTAGTCCACGATGGTTTAGCTAGAGGTTTGAGAGAATCCACCAAGGCTTTGACCAGAGGTGAAGCTCAATTAGTTGTCTTAGTTAGCTCTGTTACTGAAGATAACATTATCAAGTTAGTTGAAGGTTTAGCTAACGACCCAGAAAACAAGGTTCCATTAATCAAAGTTGCTGACGCCAAGCAATTAGGTGAATGGGCTGGTTTAGGTAAGATTGACCGTGAAGGTAACGCTAGAAAAGTCGTTGGTGCTTCTGTTGTTGTCGTCAAGAACTGGGGTGCTGAAACTGATGAACGTAGTATGATCTTGGAACACTTCTCCCAAcaataa